CACCGGCTTGCGCAGTGCAGGGTAGGACGACGCCAAAGCGCCTGTGCCCAACTTCTGCGCGGTCGGATAGAAGAAGCCGACCATGCCGAGCTGCTTCTTCAGCCCATCAGGCACCTTGACGACCCCGAGTGAGGTGAGGTTGGTGTCTTGCGGCAGGAACGGCACGGCGTCCTGGAACACGATGTCGCCGGCCGGATTGCGCACGGTGATCTTCGGAGCGTAGCCGTTTCCAAGCAGGTAGATGTTCGTTCCGCCGATGCCGAGAGGCTCGTTCACCTTGATCGTGCGCTGCGCAGCCGTACCGTCCGCGTTCTTGGTCGTGACGTGCGCCGTGTAGTCCAGCGGCAACCCGATCGCGTTCGGATTCGACTGCTCGTAGGTGACGTCAAGGCTGTTCAAGGTGACCGAATACGGGGTCAAGGCCCCCGTGTTCACGAATCGACCCGGGTTGAACGAGTCGTAATTCACCAGCGTGTTGACGAAGGTCTGTCCGGTCGTCACGACGCGCTGACCGGTGAAGCCGAACCCGCCGCCGACCCCGACGGCGAGCAGCACGCCGAGCAACGCGATATGGAACACCAGGTTCCCCGTCTCGCGCAGGTACCCGCGTTCCGCCGAGACGGATGCTTCGCCGTTCTTCTCGAACGTCACCACCCGGTAGCCGGAGCCCTTCAGCAGCCTCCGCGCTCCCTCGATCACGTCGGTCAACGGGAGAGCGGAGACCATCGTGGTCGCCTGGAATCCCGCCATCCGGTTCAGCCTCACCGGCGTGCGCGGAGGCTTGGCTCGCAGAGCGTCCAGATGATGCTTGGTGCGTGGGATCACGCATCCGATCAGCGAGATGAACAGCAGCAAATAGATCGCGGAGAACCAGACGGACGTGTAGGTGTCGAAGACCTGCAGGTTCTTCAGGATTGGATACAGCTCAGGATGGTCGATCTTGTATTGCGCGACGCCGTTCGGGTCCGCGCTGGTCTGCGGCACCAGGGAGCCGGGGATCGCCGCGACGGCGAGGAGCAACAGAAGGAACAGCGCGGTGCGCATGCTGGTGAGTTGACGCCAGATCCAGCGCAACCAGCCGACGAAGCCGAGCTTCGGTTGCGTGATGTCGGCGGCGGGCTCGACGGAGTCGATGTGATCAGATGGCCGGTCGGAAATCGGGAAGCACCCCCTGCAGTTGGATGATCCAGTAGTTCCACACACCGCTGACCATCAGCAGGCCGATCACGATGAGCAGAACTCCTCCGATGATATTGACCGCCCGGATGTGCCGGCGCAGGAATGCGATGCCCCCGCTTGCCCAACCGAAGCCGAGCGCGATCAACAGGAAGGGAACGCCGAGGCCGAGCGCGTAGAACAGGGCGAGCAACGCGCCCTGCCAGGGCGAGCCGCCGCTCAGGCTCAGCCCGGAGATGGCCACGAGCGTCGGCCCCGTGCAGGGGCTCCAGCCGATGGCGAAGACGACGCCGAGGATAGGGGCGCCGGCCAACCCCATCGCCGGTCGCCAGCTCGGTTTGAACGTGCGCTGAAGGAAGGTGAACTGCCCGACGAAGACGAGGCCGAGCAGGATCACGATAACACCGGCGATGCGGGTGAGCAGGTCGCGCCATTCGATCAGCCAGAACCCGACGGCACCGAGTAGGAACCCGCCGATGACGAAAACCACGGCGAAACCGATCACGAACAGTGCGACGCCGAGCACCAGCCGGTTGCGGCCGCGTTTGTCGTCTTTCGCGGCAGCGGACCGCCCATCGGTGAACCCGCCGACGTACGCAAGGTAACCGGGCACGAGCGGCAGGATGCACGGCGAGGCAAAGGAGACGAGCCCGGCCAGGATGGCGACGGGAATCGCGATGAGCAGAGGTCCGGTGATGAGCGAGCCGACGCCGTTCACGACGCTGGACTCTCCGCGACCGCGTCGCTGATCAATGTATCCAGGGTGGATGGCTGATCATTGATCGGGCCCTCGATGCGCGCGGCAACGCGACCCTGTTTGTCGAGCACGAGGGTCGTCGGCGTGGCATTCGGCCGCATCGATCCGCTGAACGCCAGTTGCACGGAGCCGGTCGCAGCGTCGAGCACCGACGGATAGGTGACGGAGAAAGCCTTGTCGAATGACAGCACGTCGTGGGCGGAGTCCCGCGTGTTCACGCCGAGGAACACCGCACCCTTACCGTCATATTTCTGGCTCAGGGTCTGCAGGTCCTTCGCCTCAATCCGGCACGGCCCGCACTGGGCATACCAGAAGTTCACGACGAGCACCTGGCCCCGGTACTCGGATGCTGACACCGGCGTGCCCGTTTCGGTCTCGCCGGTGAAGTTGATCGGCGCCCCGCGATCGGCCGCCTTGACCTCGGTGACCCCGCTGCCTGCAATGTAGTTCTTGTTGCTGCCTGCCGCATATTGCGCGGCCAGCGAGTCGTTGCTGCAGCCGGTCAAGGTGAGCGCCAGCGCAAGCGCGCCGACGACGACCGCTGCCGCAGTTCGACGGTGCATCACACCGCTCCAATGTCGGTGGCGTCTGCTGCGAGTGGCGCCGCCGGCTCAGAATAACCGACCTCGACCACGTCCCCGCCGTGCCGTTCCAAGGTGGTGATACTGGACAGCGCACAGCGACGCTTCCGCGGGTCGTGCATGAATCGCTCCCCGATCAGCGCCAAGTGGAAGCACCAGATCGGCAGCTGGTGACTGACCAGCACGACATCGCCCGATTCGACCGAATCGAATGCAGCGTCAACTGCGGAGCGCATCCGCTTGACGATCGAAGAGTATGCCTCTCCCCAGCTCGGCCGGAACGGATTGACCAGCCACGGCCAGTTGATCGGATTGCGCAGCGCCTGCCTCATGACGGTGCCCTCGAAGTGATTGGCCGGTTCGATCAATCGCGCGTCGGTCGTGATGGGTAGCTCGAATTCAGTGGCGAACGGAGCAGCCGATTCCTGAGTGCGCTGTAGCGGGGACGCAACCAAGGCAACGATGGGCCGGCCCCGCGCCGCGACATCATCCGCGGCGCGCTGAGCCATCTTCTGGCCGAGTTCAGAGAGCCGAAAACCGGGCAACCTGCCATACAGGATGCCACTCGGATTGTGCACCTCGCCGTGACGGACAAGGTGGACCTGGCTTGCTACCACGGCATCCAGTCTACGGAAGGCCCGCTGGTGAATTGGCCGAGAGCCCGGCGGGTGACGTCACCGCGTAGGCTTGATGCCCGTGAGCGAACGTGTATTGGTCAAGAACCTGGCAGCCCGGCCCGACGGCCCCGTGAACGTGAGTGGCTGGGTCGACACCGTGCGCGATCAGAAGAAGGTGCAGTTCGTCATTCTGCGCGACGAGTCCGGTGCCGTGCAACTGGTCAACCCGCGAACGACGGATGCCGATGGCAGCGTCGTCGCGGACGAGCCGGCCACGACGATTTCTGGGCTTGCGCAGGGGACATTCGTCACGGCATCCGGTGAGCTCAAGCACGACGAGCGGGTCAAGCTCGGCGGCATCGAGGTCAAGTTGACCGGCCTGAGCGTCACCGCCGAGGCGATCGCCGAGACGCCGATCGCGGCGGACAGTTCCCTTGACAAGCGGATGGACTGGCGTTTTCTCGATCTTCGGCACCCGAAGCAAAACCTGATCTTCCGGATCCAGACCACGTTCGAGCACGCGCTGCGCACCTGGTGGGTGGACAACGAATTCATCGAGCTGCATACGCCGAAGCTGATGGCCAGTGCGAGCGAATCGCGCGCTGAGCTTTTCGAGGTGGAGTACTTCGACACCAAGGCCTACCTGGCGCAGAGCCCGCAGTTCTTCAAGCAGATGGCGCAGTCAGCGGGGTTCGGCAAGATCTTCGAAATCGGCCCGGCCTTCCGTGCCGACCCGTCGTTCACCAGCCGCCATGCCACGGAGTTCACGAGCGTCGATGCCGAGATCAGCTGGATCGACAGCCACGAAGACGTGATGACGATGCACGAGAACCTGCTCGTCGCCGGTTTCAGGGCCGTCAAGGAGAAACACGGAGAAGAGATCCAGGCACTGTTCGGAGTGGAAATCACAGTGCCGACGACGCCGTTCCCGCGCATTCCGCTGGCAGAGGCGAAGGCGATCGTCGCCTCCCGCGGCTACGAGGTTCCACGCGAAGACGACGACATGGACCCGGAGGGCGAAAGGCAGATCTCCGCGTATGTCGCCGAGACCTATGGGCACGAATTCGTATTCCTGACTGATTACGCTTCGAGCATTCGGCCGTTCTATCACATGCGGCATGCGGATGACACGAGCCTGACCAACAGTTACGACCTGATCTTCAATGGCACGGAGATCTCCACCGGCGCTCAGCGCGAACACCGCATTGACATTCTCGAGGCGCAGGCGGTTGACAAGGAGCTGGACCCGGGCGAGATCGCCGACTACCTCGACTTCTTCCGCTACGGAGTGCCGCCGCACGGCGGCTTCGGCATGGGACTGGCACGTGTTTTGATGCTGATGCTGCACGAGGCGTCGATCCGCGAGGTCACCTACCTGTTCCGCGGTCCGACGCGCCTGACTCCGTAGATCGCTCACCCCAGATCTCGATACGCTCGCTGACGCTCGTTACTCGATCACCGGCCCGGCTCCGGTGGTCGAGTAGCCTGCGAGCGCAGCGAGCGAGCGTATCGAGACCCCCACACGCCGGCTCACCGGATCTCGATACGCTCGCTGGCGCTCGCTACTCGATCACCGGCTCCGGCGGGCGTATCGAGACCCCTCACTCGAAGGCATCCGCCGGGTAGTAGTTGATTCGTGACGTCCAGCCATCCGGCAGCAGCACGGGCAGATACTCGGTCTCAGCCGCCGCAGTCGTGAACGACACGTCCACCGACTCACGCCAGCGACCGTCCTCCATCCGCTGCACCGTCGCCTCCCAGAGCACGCCGGGGCTTTCCTTCGCCTGCAGCCGCAGGTGAATCCCGACTGCACGCCGCCGTTTCAGAAGCGACAGCAGCCCCCGGTACACGACCGGCCGCTCGACATCCCTGAACCACGGCCGCAGACTGCGCACAAGAACGTCGGCGTTCCACACGATCGTCGTCGGAAACCCGGTGCGCGACTGATAAATGTCCACCGCGATCACGCCCGGCACGCGCCGCAACGTCGTGCGCAGCGTGCCGCGAGTCACACCGCTCTCCACCGTCGCATGCAGATACACCGGCACCGCGGAACGCGGATGGCCGCCCCCGACGCGAGTGGCCGCATAGTCGCGCAGCTCCTGCCCCGGCCCGAAGAACTCGAGTGCGCCGGTGCCGGGCACGTCGCCGTTCAGATAGCGACTGACGCGCTCATCGATCGGATGGTCCTCGATTGCGCCCGCGGTTTCGGCATAGCTCGGTGAGTGATGCGTCGACGAAATGCGGTAGCCGCGCGGCAGCGGCGGACCCGCTTTGACGGTCACCCACTCAGGTGCGCTGGGTTTCGGCTCGGCCCAGATCGGGTTCTCCCGGCCTTCCATCCGCGGCACCGAATCGAGGATGTGCTCGATCGACAGCACCCGGATGGACGAGTCGATCCGGTCGCGCCCGATCGGTGAACCGGCCGTGATCACGTGCGACACGGTGAACCCGTGCGCGCTCGCGCATTCGGCGAACTGCCCGGCGACCATGCCGCCCAGACTGAAACCGGCCGCAAGCACCAGGTCGTGCGGCTGCACCCCGGCCAACTGCATCGCCTGGCAGGCGGCACGGGTCAACGTGGTCTCGCGCAACGAGAGCGCGACGACATCCGCCGTGATGTCGTTCGGCGCCTGGCCCGAGCGCGGATGCCACGTTTGCGTGCTCGGCAACTGCAGAATCCAGCGCCGGATGCCGTCGGCCCCGATCCGCGAGGACGTTCGGATGACTGCGCATTCTGCCCGATCATCGAGGTCAGGATCGCCCATGTCGTCGATTTCGCGTTGAGAGATGAACAGTTCACGCAGACCGCGGATCTCGGTGCGGCGCATCGCGGCAGCGGCAAGCCCCGGAAACCCCAGCACGTCCGGATACGGTCCAAGCTCGAGCGCACCTAAATGGGTCGGGCTGCTCCACTTGCGAGCCTGAGGGGAGAATCGGCGCGGGGCGCGCGGATCGCGCCACCAGGCCAGAAAATCCGCGCGCTGCGGAAAATGGGTGGCCAGGAAGACGTCGTATTCGACCACTGCAGCGTCGTGGCCGTCATCGAAGAAACCACGGCGACGGCCGAGACCCGTGAGCTTGCGTTCCAGTGCCGGCAGCGAGAAGATCGCGAAATATGGCCGGGCGCGCAAACTCGGAAGCACGAGGCCGACGAGGCTGGCCAGCAGCGCGATCGGTGCGAGCAGAAAAACGGCAACACGCGCAGTGGTGCCGACCAGCCGAGGCAGCGTGGACAGGAATGAATCGTTCAGCACCGTGGATCGCGCTCGCGGCCGTGTCGGCCTGTGCAAGACGAACGGGTACTGCCGCGCGCGTAGCCGGGTCACGCCGAACCAGAACCAACCCCAGGCCCAGGCGCTCAGCCAGACGATGCCGCGTACAAACCACGCAGCGAGCGCGAGCGCGACAATGATCAGGGCAAGCACAAGGGCTATCGCTGCGGCGATCAGCAACCCGAGGCAGAGCGCTATCCAGCCGAATGCGCTCCGCCTGTGGCGCACCCACGGCGGCAGTTGTGGGGCCGCGTGCTGTGCGTGCGGCACTCGCCCCTCGACCATGGGGCTAGCCTATCGAGGGCCCCCGACGGGCAGGGGCTCCCGACAGCGGAAGCGCACGTCAGCCGCCACGGCCGCCTGTCGTCTTCCTGAGACGCCGGCCTGCGCCGCTCCACCACTCGGACAGCCACCCGGTGAGCCGCTCCGGTCTGCGCAGGCGCACCTGGGTGGGCAGCGTCCAACCGAACCGCCGCGCAAGCAACGACAGCGCAGCGCCACTCAGAATGGCAACAACCGACCCGATGGTTGGGAGGCCGAGCGAACTGAAAATCACCATTTCCACGCAGGCAACCAGGGCGCTGGTCGCGTAGAGCGTGTTTCCGCCGAACACCGTCGGCACCTTCATCAGCAGAACGTCGCGGACCATGCCACCCCCGATCGCCGTGGTCATGCCGAGCACGATCGCGGGCAACCAGCCGAGGCCGGCCAGGAGCCCCTTCTGCACACCGACAGCCGCCCAACAGCCGACGGCAAGCGCATCGAGCAGGATCAGCATCCGGTTGGAGATCTTGCCGGTGAATGGGATGAAGAACGCCACAACGGCCCCGACGATCGCGACACCGAGATAGATCGGATCTGTCAGCGCCACCGGGGTGCCGCGTTGCAACAGTGTGTCACGAATCAGCCCGCCGCCCAGCCCCGAGATGATCGCCAGGATGATGAATCCGACCAGGTCGAGACGCGCGAACCGCGCAGCGATGCCGCCCAAGATCGCATTTGCCAACACGCCGGCGAGATCGACGATC
The Rathayibacter sp. SW19 DNA segment above includes these coding regions:
- the resB gene encoding cytochrome c biogenesis protein ResB, encoding MRTALFLLLLLAVAAIPGSLVPQTSADPNGVAQYKIDHPELYPILKNLQVFDTYTSVWFSAIYLLLFISLIGCVIPRTKHHLDALRAKPPRTPVRLNRMAGFQATTMVSALPLTDVIEGARRLLKGSGYRVVTFEKNGEASVSAERGYLRETGNLVFHIALLGVLLAVGVGGGFGFTGQRVVTTGQTFVNTLVNYDSFNPGRFVNTGALTPYSVTLNSLDVTYEQSNPNAIGLPLDYTAHVTTKNADGTAAQRTIKVNEPLGIGGTNIYLLGNGYAPKITVRNPAGDIVFQDAVPFLPQDTNLTSLGVVKVPDGLKKQLGMVGFFYPTAQKLGTGALASSYPALRKPVLTLQVFSGDLGFNNGAAVSVYTLDTDKLTKLNGPGTKQAAIELTPGATEQLPGGLGTVTLDSVERFASFDVHHDPTQTWVLVFAILILGGLLTSLFVPRRRMWVKAISQPDGLLRIEYAGLARGDDPGLDAAVDALATKHRELIGIDTPSKQSVGLPS
- a CDS encoding cytochrome c biogenesis CcdA family protein → MNGVGSLITGPLLIAIPVAILAGLVSFASPCILPLVPGYLAYVGGFTDGRSAAAKDDKRGRNRLVLGVALFVIGFAVVFVIGGFLLGAVGFWLIEWRDLLTRIAGVIVILLGLVFVGQFTFLQRTFKPSWRPAMGLAGAPILGVVFAIGWSPCTGPTLVAISGLSLSGGSPWQGALLALFYALGLGVPFLLIALGFGWASGGIAFLRRHIRAVNIIGGVLLIVIGLLMVSGVWNYWIIQLQGVLPDFRPAI
- a CDS encoding TlpA family protein disulfide reductase translates to MHRRTAAAVVVGALALALTLTGCSNDSLAAQYAAGSNKNYIAGSGVTEVKAADRGAPINFTGETETGTPVSASEYRGQVLVVNFWYAQCGPCRIEAKDLQTLSQKYDGKGAVFLGVNTRDSAHDVLSFDKAFSVTYPSVLDAATGSVQLAFSGSMRPNATPTTLVLDKQGRVAARIEGPINDQPSTLDTLISDAVAESPAS
- a CDS encoding histidine phosphatase family protein codes for the protein MVASQVHLVRHGEVHNPSGILYGRLPGFRLSELGQKMAQRAADDVAARGRPIVALVASPLQRTQESAAPFATEFELPITTDARLIEPANHFEGTVMRQALRNPINWPWLVNPFRPSWGEAYSSIVKRMRSAVDAAFDSVESGDVVLVSHQLPIWCFHLALIGERFMHDPRKRRCALSSITTLERHGGDVVEVGYSEPAAPLAADATDIGAV
- the aspS gene encoding aspartate--tRNA(Asn) ligase, translating into MPVSERVLVKNLAARPDGPVNVSGWVDTVRDQKKVQFVILRDESGAVQLVNPRTTDADGSVVADEPATTISGLAQGTFVTASGELKHDERVKLGGIEVKLTGLSVTAEAIAETPIAADSSLDKRMDWRFLDLRHPKQNLIFRIQTTFEHALRTWWVDNEFIELHTPKLMASASESRAELFEVEYFDTKAYLAQSPQFFKQMAQSAGFGKIFEIGPAFRADPSFTSRHATEFTSVDAEISWIDSHEDVMTMHENLLVAGFRAVKEKHGEEIQALFGVEITVPTTPFPRIPLAEAKAIVASRGYEVPREDDDMDPEGERQISAYVAETYGHEFVFLTDYASSIRPFYHMRHADDTSLTNSYDLIFNGTEISTGAQREHRIDILEAQAVDKELDPGEIADYLDFFRYGVPPHGGFGMGLARVLMLMLHEASIREVTYLFRGPTRLTP
- a CDS encoding trimeric intracellular cation channel family protein codes for the protein MATPEISLSQAFQIVDLAGVLANAILGGIAARFARLDLVGFIILAIISGLGGGLIRDTLLQRGTPVALTDPIYLGVAIVGAVVAFFIPFTGKISNRMLILLDALAVGCWAAVGVQKGLLAGLGWLPAIVLGMTTAIGGGMVRDVLLMKVPTVFGGNTLYATSALVACVEMVIFSSLGLPTIGSVVAILSGAALSLLARRFGWTLPTQVRLRRPERLTGWLSEWWSGAGRRLRKTTGGRGG